In Saccharothrix syringae, the following are encoded in one genomic region:
- a CDS encoding transposase codes for MARSTTSQCHPCPVRAQCTTSRDSSRSVGFPPKELLEPQLRDRVERQEPSWHKRYAVRSGIEGTHCDFTRGHGMRRCRYRGQGKTHLQHVLTAIAVIVKLGRVSEVFRRR; via the coding sequence TGCCCGGTCCGAGCCCAGTGCACCACCTCCCGCGATTCCTCGCGCAGCGTGGGCTTCCCTCCGAAGGAGTTGCTCGAACCGCAGCTGCGCGACCGCGTCGAACGGCAGGAACCGTCGTGGCACAAGCGCTACGCGGTCCGCTCCGGCATCGAAGGCACCCACTGCGACTTCACCCGCGGTCATGGCATGCGCCGCTGCCGCTACCGAGGACAGGGCAAAACCCACCTACAGCATGTGCTCACCGCCATTGCGGTCATCGTCAAGCTAGGCCGTGTCTCAGAGGTGTTCCGACGTCGCTGA
- a CDS encoding barstar family protein, whose amino-acid sequence MPFKTAQPEVDHADGDGCFVADGELLEAVPFARLLVERWWSPIPAAAVAEAQVVPVGLAAACLVCPRPIEAGTPPGNPDASRHGGEPWLSPRCPPVTTRDGGSRPCSRAMVESTLVSQVIRPPASAWPCNADSIRTRPAGAGTGRTPSASARTSTDRRHAELRSGQHRDRSRLPSPTMAAFDPGADLSGDRAFRLLTNTSVTLFWRPQILDETIAWLSDHGYQIIRVDAAHWSTEADLHRDIAAAFSFPDYYGHNLDALNDCMRDVVSQDYGWTPHTTGLVLVFADYDAFATRCPSPAQAVLDIMAEHSRSASLFGHRLMCLVHSNDPRIHFAPVGATPVMWNDAEWLDSKRRPDGSATSEHL is encoded by the coding sequence GTGCCGTTCAAGACGGCGCAGCCAGAGGTCGACCATGCTGATGGTGACGGTTGCTTCGTAGCGGACGGCGAGCTTCTCGAAGCGGTGCCGTTTGCGCGCCTTCTGGTCGAACGCTGGTGGTCGCCCATCCCCGCAGCCGCGGTCGCGGAGGCGCAGGTGGTCCCGGTTGGCCTTGCTGCTGCATGCCTTGTCTGCCCACGCCCGATCGAGGCGGGTACGCCGCCGGGCAACCCGGATGCGTCCCGGCACGGTGGTGAACCGTGGCTGTCGCCCCGCTGCCCGCCGGTGACGACCAGGGACGGCGGCTCGCGGCCCTGCTCGCGGGCGATGGTCGAGTCGACGCTCGTGTCCCAGGTGATCAGGCCGCCGGCGTCGGCGTGGCCCTGCAACGCGGACAGCATCCGCACCCGGCCTGCCGGCGCCGGTACAGGCCGTACACCGAGCGCCAGTGCCCGCACCAGTACCGATCGCCGACACGCCGAGTTGCGCAGCGGGCAGCACCGTGACCGGAGTCGACTACCCTCGCCGACCATGGCGGCATTCGACCCCGGGGCGGATCTCAGCGGAGATCGCGCGTTCCGCTTGCTGACCAACACGTCGGTGACGCTGTTCTGGCGTCCGCAGATCCTGGACGAGACCATCGCCTGGTTGAGCGACCACGGCTACCAGATCATCCGCGTCGACGCCGCGCACTGGTCCACCGAGGCCGACCTCCACCGCGACATCGCCGCCGCGTTCAGCTTCCCGGACTACTACGGGCACAACCTCGATGCCCTCAACGACTGCATGCGCGACGTCGTCAGCCAGGACTACGGGTGGACGCCACACACCACCGGGTTGGTCCTGGTCTTCGCCGACTACGACGCGTTCGCCACCCGCTGCCCCAGCCCTGCCCAGGCTGTCCTCGACATCATGGCCGAGCACTCCCGCAGCGCGTCCCTGTTCGGTCACCGTCTCATGTGCCTGGTCCACAGCAACGACCCACGCATCCACTTCGCACCCGTCGGCGCGACACCCGTGATGTGGAACGACGCCGAATGGCTCGACTCGAAACGCCGTCCAGACGGATCAGCGACGTCGGAACACCTCTGA
- a CDS encoding SDR family oxidoreductase produces the protein MATWFITGATRGLGAEIARHALKAGHDVAVGARNVDALPDDLRDAERCHPVTLDVTDQAQVDRAVAQVVDRFATIDVLVNNAGRLLVGALEEVTDAEARSLFDVNVFGLINVTRAVLPTMRAAGGGKIVHIGSRAGFEGEPGASLYSASKFAVAGLSEALAVELGPFGIQSMVVEPGAFRTDLLDASSRSVAEARLAAYDGTPAHLVRDGIDAFNHAQPGDPVKGAALIVEVTDGEALPSHLLVGGDAYERLEAKNAMVAAHIAPWRSRSLATAHGD, from the coding sequence ATGGCGACATGGTTCATCACCGGAGCCACCCGGGGGCTGGGTGCCGAGATAGCGCGGCACGCCCTGAAGGCGGGGCACGACGTCGCCGTCGGCGCCCGGAACGTCGACGCGCTGCCCGACGACCTGCGCGACGCCGAACGGTGCCACCCGGTCACCCTCGACGTCACCGACCAGGCCCAGGTCGACCGCGCCGTCGCGCAGGTCGTCGACCGGTTCGCCACGATCGACGTGCTGGTCAACAACGCGGGTCGGCTGCTGGTGGGCGCGCTGGAGGAGGTCACCGACGCCGAGGCCAGGTCGCTGTTCGACGTCAACGTCTTCGGCCTGATCAACGTGACGCGAGCGGTCCTGCCGACCATGCGCGCCGCCGGCGGGGGCAAGATCGTGCACATCGGCTCCCGGGCGGGGTTCGAGGGCGAGCCCGGGGCGAGCCTGTACAGCGCCTCGAAGTTCGCGGTCGCCGGCCTCAGCGAAGCCCTCGCCGTCGAGCTGGGTCCGTTCGGTATCCAGAGCATGGTCGTCGAGCCCGGGGCGTTCCGCACCGACCTGCTCGACGCGAGTTCCCGGTCGGTCGCCGAGGCGCGGCTGGCGGCCTACGACGGCACGCCCGCCCACCTCGTGCGCGACGGGATCGACGCGTTCAACCACGCCCAGCCCGGGGATCCGGTCAAGGGCGCGGCGCTGATCGTCGAGGTGACCGACGGCGAGGCGCTGCCCTCGCACCTGCTGGTGGGCGGCGACGCTTACGAGCGCCTTGAGGCCAAGAACGCGATGGTCGCGGCGCACATCGCGCCCTGGCGCAGCAGGTCGCTGGCCACCGCGCACGGCGACTGA
- a CDS encoding LLM class flavin-dependent oxidoreductase gives MTSLRFGAFLPPIHPLGENPTWWLRHDLDLMAHLDRLGFDEAWIGEHHSTGRDIIASPEIFIAAAAERTTRIRLGTGMTTLPYHHPLWVADRMVMLDHLTRGRVMFGVGPGSLPADAAMIGMTPTESRELLETHLDVIQRLLAGESVTATVGNHTLVDATLQLRPFTEPCFEIAVAATASPTGARLAGSRGVSLISLGATMTKDGFDALGYHWGIATERAAHAGRPVPDRATWRLVTEVHVAETREQAYRDVEFGLRDWLVHLNENAAVPGLALPGGSTRELIEFVNGSGLGAIGTADDVRRQIQRMVDQSGGFGTVLLLAHDWADPAATWRSWELIARQVAPHFQGPGKTHAQSSHDARARILARREEATIAAGAALEHMNRKYADEVAGAS, from the coding sequence GTGACCAGCCTGCGCTTCGGCGCCTTCCTGCCCCCGATCCACCCGCTGGGGGAGAACCCGACGTGGTGGCTGCGCCACGACCTGGACCTGATGGCGCACCTCGACCGGCTGGGCTTCGACGAGGCGTGGATCGGGGAGCACCACTCGACCGGTCGGGACATCATCGCCTCGCCCGAGATCTTCATCGCGGCGGCCGCGGAGCGCACCACCCGGATCCGCCTCGGGACCGGCATGACCACGCTCCCGTACCACCACCCGCTGTGGGTGGCCGACCGGATGGTGATGCTCGACCACCTCACGCGGGGCCGCGTGATGTTCGGGGTCGGTCCCGGCTCCCTGCCCGCCGACGCCGCCATGATCGGCATGACCCCCACCGAGAGCCGCGAGCTCCTGGAGACCCACCTCGATGTCATCCAGCGGCTGCTGGCCGGCGAGTCGGTCACCGCGACGGTCGGCAACCACACGCTGGTCGACGCGACGCTGCAGCTGCGCCCGTTCACCGAGCCGTGCTTCGAGATCGCGGTGGCCGCGACGGCGTCGCCGACCGGCGCGCGCCTGGCCGGCAGCCGCGGGGTGAGCCTGATCTCGCTCGGGGCGACCATGACGAAGGACGGGTTCGACGCGCTGGGGTACCACTGGGGGATCGCCACCGAGCGCGCCGCCCACGCGGGACGGCCGGTGCCCGACCGCGCGACCTGGCGGCTGGTCACCGAGGTGCACGTCGCCGAGACCCGGGAGCAGGCGTACCGCGACGTCGAGTTCGGGCTGCGGGACTGGTTGGTGCACCTGAACGAGAACGCGGCCGTGCCCGGGCTCGCGCTGCCCGGCGGCAGCACGCGGGAGCTGATCGAGTTCGTCAACGGGTCGGGCCTGGGCGCGATCGGCACGGCCGACGACGTCCGCCGCCAGATCCAGCGCATGGTCGACCAGTCCGGCGGGTTCGGCACCGTGCTGCTGCTGGCGCACGACTGGGCCGACCCCGCGGCGACGTGGCGCTCGTGGGAGCTGATCGCCCGTCAGGTCGCCCCCCACTTCCAGGGACCGGGGAAGACCCACGCCCAGTCGTCCCACGACGCCCGGGCCCGGATCCTCGCGCGGCGCGAGGAGGCCACCATCGCGGCCGGGGCGGCGCTGGAGCACATGAACCGCAAGTACGCCGACGAGGTGGCCGGGGCGTCCTGA
- a CDS encoding cytochrome P450: protein MNPAPAEFPVVDFDMLDPGFAQDPYETMETWRALGPVVYNSRHDQYMITSYRDCARVLGDTRYFNSANVLPEMEKAFGGPTFLGMDGSRHQTVREIWAPGFERKAVETDWPARIRQVVDVYVDRFVERLRSGESLDALSEMTRIIPTIVTAQLLGVEEDVYEDFIKWSDATAAVLSARLDSTPKAQEIFAEGAAAAAALNSYIGDLVGKNRAQGASDGTLMAQMVFDDFGPSMPDREIIANGTMLTVAANESSAQLMALALYALGRHPDQRRALVADRSLVPAALEEVHRWLTLTQSVLRGACSDESRVQGFTIPNGSAVMLLLGCANRDPARWADPGSFDVFRPRKAHLGFGFGPHICLGVHLARLEMNIWLNRLLDELPEYEFAGDVEFGSDFTLRGLRGVPITAA from the coding sequence ATGAACCCCGCACCGGCGGAATTTCCCGTCGTGGACTTCGACATGCTTGATCCCGGCTTCGCGCAGGACCCCTACGAGACCATGGAGACATGGCGGGCCCTGGGGCCGGTCGTGTACAACTCCCGCCACGACCAGTACATGATCACGTCGTACCGAGACTGCGCGCGGGTGCTCGGTGACACCCGCTACTTCAACTCCGCGAACGTGCTCCCGGAGATGGAGAAGGCGTTCGGCGGGCCGACTTTCCTCGGCATGGACGGTTCCCGGCACCAGACGGTCCGCGAGATCTGGGCGCCGGGGTTCGAGCGCAAGGCCGTCGAGACCGACTGGCCGGCGCGGATCCGGCAGGTCGTGGACGTGTACGTGGACCGGTTCGTCGAACGCCTCCGGTCCGGCGAATCCCTCGACGCCCTCTCGGAGATGACGCGGATCATCCCCACCATCGTCACCGCCCAGCTGCTGGGCGTCGAAGAGGACGTGTACGAGGACTTCATCAAGTGGAGCGACGCCACGGCGGCGGTTCTCAGCGCGCGGCTGGACTCGACTCCGAAAGCCCAGGAGATCTTCGCCGAGGGCGCTGCCGCGGCAGCCGCTCTGAACTCCTACATCGGCGACCTCGTCGGGAAGAACCGCGCGCAGGGGGCGTCCGACGGGACGCTCATGGCGCAGATGGTGTTCGACGACTTCGGGCCGTCCATGCCCGACCGGGAGATCATCGCGAACGGGACGATGCTGACGGTCGCGGCGAACGAGAGTTCGGCGCAGTTGATGGCGCTGGCCCTGTACGCGCTGGGACGCCACCCGGACCAGCGTCGCGCGCTGGTGGCCGACAGGTCGCTCGTCCCGGCCGCGCTGGAGGAGGTCCACCGCTGGTTGACCCTCACGCAGTCGGTCCTGCGCGGTGCGTGCAGCGACGAGTCTCGGGTCCAGGGCTTCACGATCCCCAACGGGTCCGCGGTCATGCTCCTCCTGGGGTGCGCGAACCGCGATCCCGCCCGCTGGGCCGACCCGGGCTCCTTCGACGTCTTCCGCCCCCGCAAAGCGCACCTCGGCTTCGGCTTCGGTCCGCACATCTGCCTGGGGGTCCACCTGGCCCGGCTGGAGATGAACATCTGGTTGAACCGGCTGCTGGACGAGTTGCCGGAGTACGAGTTCGCGGGCGACGTCGAATTCGGCTCCGACTTCACGCTGCGCGGCCTCCGGGGGGTCCCGATCACGGCGGCGTGA
- a CDS encoding 3-hydroxybutyryl-CoA dehydrogenase: MSVERVGVIGCGAMGGGFAEVCALAGLPVRVVVRNADAARRGRERLTGSLERLVRKEKISPADRDGAIARITFSEELEDLRDCRFILESVAEDLAVKQRLFEELDAVVTEPGAVLASNTSSIPIMKLAMVTGDPGRVVGVHLFNPVPVMGLVEVTPSLRTSGQTLATTSSFVTDVLGKQVVLSTDRPGFVVNSLLIPYLVSAVRMLEAGVASAADIDRAMVLGCGHPLGPLGLIDLIGLDIIASVGQSMYDELKDPQYAPPTLLLRMIEGGFLGRKSGRGFHDYSPAARRAG, encoded by the coding sequence ATGAGCGTGGAGCGCGTCGGCGTCATCGGCTGCGGGGCCATGGGCGGCGGCTTCGCCGAGGTGTGCGCCCTGGCCGGGCTGCCCGTGCGGGTCGTCGTGCGCAACGCCGACGCCGCGCGCCGGGGTCGGGAACGGCTGACCGGGTCGCTGGAACGCCTGGTGCGCAAGGAGAAGATCAGCCCGGCGGACCGCGACGGGGCCATCGCCCGGATCACCTTCTCCGAGGAGCTGGAGGACCTGCGCGACTGCCGGTTCATCCTGGAGTCCGTCGCCGAGGACCTGGCCGTCAAGCAGCGCCTGTTCGAGGAGCTGGACGCCGTCGTGACCGAGCCCGGGGCGGTGCTCGCCTCCAACACCTCGTCCATCCCGATCATGAAGCTGGCCATGGTCACCGGCGACCCCGGCCGGGTCGTCGGCGTGCACCTGTTCAACCCGGTGCCGGTCATGGGCCTGGTCGAGGTCACCCCGTCGCTGCGCACCAGCGGGCAGACCCTGGCCACCACCAGCTCCTTCGTCACCGACGTGCTCGGCAAGCAGGTCGTGCTGTCCACCGACCGCCCCGGGTTCGTGGTCAACTCCCTGCTCATCCCCTACCTGGTCTCCGCCGTGCGCATGCTGGAGGCGGGCGTCGCCTCCGCCGCCGACATCGACCGCGCCATGGTCCTCGGCTGCGGCCACCCGCTCGGGCCCCTGGGCCTCATCGACCTGATCGGCCTGGACATCATCGCCTCGGTCGGCCAGTCGATGTACGACGAGCTCAAGGACCCCCAGTACGCGCCACCCACCCTGCTGCTGCGCATGATCGAGGGCGGTTTCCTGGGCCGCAAGAGCGGCCGGGGCTTCCACGACTACTCCCCCGCCGCCCGGCGAGCCGGCTGA
- a CDS encoding 3-oxoacyl-ACP synthase III family protein: MSTRAIGLLGTGSYLPERVVTNEEVAAMTPDATAEWILRKTAISTRRWAAEDEATSDLAAGAARAALEHAGLPVDRVDYLIVSTSTGDFPQPPTAGLVQQLIGARNAACLDINTVCAGFVYGLELARGLVATHPGARVLVVAADLYSRILDFDDRRTCVLLGDGAGAAVVGEVPEGRGILDIDLGTNGEHQDLIKVNAGGSRVPTSARTLADGGHFFTMQGRGVRDFVFDNVPPAIDKLLTSVSLGADQVDFFVPHQANGVLLDELVVRCGLTRAHTAKTVEQYGNVGSASVPVALDHIVKSGRVRPDDLLVLSAFGGGMSTGHCVIRWSGAGGAR, from the coding sequence ATGAGCACGCGCGCCATCGGGCTGCTGGGCACCGGGTCGTACCTGCCGGAGCGGGTGGTGACCAACGAGGAGGTCGCCGCCATGACGCCGGACGCCACCGCCGAGTGGATCCTGCGCAAGACCGCCATCAGCACCCGCCGCTGGGCCGCCGAGGACGAGGCCACCTCGGACCTCGCCGCCGGCGCCGCCCGGGCCGCCCTGGAGCACGCGGGCCTGCCGGTCGACCGCGTCGACTACCTGATCGTGTCGACGTCCACCGGCGACTTCCCCCAGCCGCCCACCGCCGGCCTCGTGCAGCAGCTGATCGGCGCCCGGAACGCGGCGTGCCTGGACATCAACACCGTCTGCGCCGGCTTCGTCTACGGCCTGGAGCTGGCCCGCGGCCTGGTCGCCACCCACCCCGGCGCCCGGGTGCTGGTCGTGGCGGCCGACCTGTACTCGCGGATCCTGGACTTCGACGACCGGCGCACCTGCGTGCTGCTCGGCGACGGGGCCGGGGCGGCCGTGGTCGGCGAGGTGCCCGAGGGCCGCGGCATCCTCGACATCGACCTGGGCACCAACGGCGAGCACCAGGACCTGATCAAGGTCAACGCCGGCGGCAGCCGGGTACCCACCTCGGCCCGGACCCTCGCCGACGGCGGCCACTTCTTCACCATGCAGGGCCGCGGCGTGCGGGACTTCGTCTTCGACAACGTGCCGCCGGCCATCGACAAGCTGCTGACCTCGGTGTCGCTGGGCGCCGACCAGGTCGACTTCTTCGTGCCGCACCAGGCCAACGGCGTGCTGCTGGACGAGCTGGTGGTCCGCTGTGGACTCACCAGGGCGCACACCGCCAAGACCGTGGAGCAGTACGGCAACGTCGGCAGCGCCTCGGTCCCGGTGGCCCTGGACCACATCGTCAAGTCCGGCCGGGTCCGGCCGGACGACCTGCTCGTGCTGTCGGCCTTCGGCGGCGGCATGTCCACGGGCCACTGCGTGATCCGGTGGTCCGGGGCCGGGGGTGCGCGATGA
- the ccrA gene encoding crotonyl-CoA carboxylase/reductase, with protein sequence MTTLAETVLGGGTPEELLRAPVPGSYRAAHLSVEDTDLFLGVQDRDVRKSLRVGDVPMPELAPDEVLIAVMASAVNYNTVWSAMFEPLPTFRFLKQFARQGGWAARHDQPHHVVGSDCAGVVVRAGSGVRRWRVGDHVVVSPIQVDDQEPATHGDGMLGEDQRAWGYETNFGALADYAVARASQLIPKPAHLSWEEAAVNPLCAGTAYRMLVGRNGARLKQGDVVLVWGAAGGLGGYAVQFARNGGATPVGIVSSPEKAAAARALGCDIVIDRNEFGMRGDPSDDPAEVVAIGKRLGSLIRERAGRDPDIVFEHVGRATFGVSLFVAARGGVVVTCGSSSGYQHVYDNRYLWMRLKRVIGSHAANMREQFECGDLISSGRIRSTMSAVYPLAEIGEAARLVQTNGHLGKVAVLCQAPRAGLGVTDPELRARLGADRLAPLMNLAGGTR encoded by the coding sequence ATGACGACACTGGCGGAGACCGTGCTCGGCGGCGGGACGCCCGAGGAGTTGCTGCGGGCGCCGGTACCCGGGTCCTACCGGGCGGCGCACCTCAGCGTCGAGGACACCGACCTCTTCCTCGGCGTGCAGGACAGGGACGTGCGGAAGTCGCTGCGGGTCGGCGACGTGCCCATGCCCGAGCTGGCGCCGGACGAGGTGCTGATCGCGGTGATGGCCAGCGCCGTCAACTACAACACCGTCTGGTCGGCCATGTTCGAGCCGCTGCCGACCTTCAGGTTCCTCAAGCAGTTCGCCCGCCAGGGCGGCTGGGCCGCGCGCCACGACCAGCCCCACCACGTGGTCGGCTCGGACTGCGCCGGCGTGGTCGTCCGGGCCGGGTCGGGCGTGCGCCGCTGGCGCGTCGGCGACCACGTGGTGGTCAGCCCGATCCAGGTGGACGACCAGGAGCCCGCCACCCACGGCGACGGCATGCTCGGCGAGGACCAGCGCGCCTGGGGGTACGAGACCAACTTCGGCGCCCTGGCCGACTACGCGGTGGCCCGGGCCAGCCAGCTGATCCCCAAGCCGGCCCACCTGAGCTGGGAGGAGGCCGCGGTCAACCCGCTGTGCGCGGGCACCGCCTACCGCATGCTGGTCGGCCGCAACGGCGCCCGGCTCAAGCAGGGCGACGTGGTGCTGGTCTGGGGCGCGGCCGGCGGCCTCGGCGGCTACGCCGTGCAGTTCGCCAGGAACGGCGGCGCGACCCCGGTCGGCATCGTCAGCTCCCCCGAGAAGGCCGCCGCGGCCCGGGCCCTGGGCTGCGACATCGTCATCGACCGCAACGAGTTCGGGATGCGCGGCGACCCCTCCGACGACCCGGCCGAGGTGGTGGCCATCGGCAAGCGGCTGGGCTCGCTCATCCGCGAGCGGGCCGGCCGCGACCCCGACATCGTGTTCGAGCACGTCGGCCGCGCCACCTTCGGCGTCTCCCTGTTCGTGGCCGCCCGCGGCGGCGTGGTCGTCACCTGCGGGTCGAGCAGCGGCTACCAGCACGTCTACGACAACCGGTACCTGTGGATGCGGCTCAAGCGGGTCATCGGCAGCCACGCGGCCAACATGCGGGAGCAGTTCGAGTGCGGTGACCTCATCAGCTCCGGCCGGATCAGGTCCACGATGTCGGCGGTCTACCCGCTCGCCGAGATCGGCGAGGCCGCCCGGCTCGTGCAGACCAACGGGCACCTCGGCAAGGTCGCCGTGCTGTGCCAGGCGCCGCGGGCCGGGCTCGGCGTCACCGACCCGGAACTGCGGGCGCGGCTCGGGGCCGACCGGCTCGCCCCGCTGATGAACCTCGCCGGGGGAACCCGATGA